In Gossypium arboreum isolate Shixiya-1 chromosome 5, ASM2569848v2, whole genome shotgun sequence, a single genomic region encodes these proteins:
- the LOC108452836 gene encoding probable glutathione S-transferase, whose translation MGDEDVVLLDFWPSPFGMRVRIALAEKEIKYEYKEEDLRNKSDLLLKMNPVHKKIPVLIYNGKPVCESLIQVQYIDEIWPHKSPLLPTDPYQRAIARFWGDFVDNKIYDLGRKLWTTKGEEQEAAKKEFIECLKLLEGELGNKAYFGGENLGYVDVVLVPFYSWFYAYEKCGNFSIETECPKLIAWAKRCMEKDTVSKSLPDQDKIYDFVLHLKKVFGIE comes from the exons ATGGGTGATGAAGATGTAGTATTGTTGGATTTCTGGCCAAGTCCTTTTGGGATGAGAGTGAGGATTGCTCTGGCGGAGAAAGAGATAAAATACGAGTACAAGGAAGAAGATTTGAGGAACAAGAGTGATTTGCTTCTGAAGATGAACCCTGTTCATAAGAAAATCCCTGTTCTAATCTATAATGGAAAACCTGTTTGTGAGTCCCTCATTCAGGTTCAATACATTGATGAGATTTGGCCGCATAAATCTCCCCTACTCCCTACTGATCCTTACCAAAGAGCCATCGCTAGGTTTTGGGGTGATTTTGTTGACAACAAG ATATATGATCTAGGAAGGAAATTATGGACCACAAAGGGAGAAGAACAAGAAGCAGCAAAGAAAGAGTTCATTGAGTGCCTGAAATTGTTGGAAGGAGAGCTTGGAAATAAGGCTTATTTTGGTGGGGAGAATCTTGGTTacgttgatgttgtgttggttcCATTTTACAGTTGGTTTTATGCCTATGAAAAGTGTGGGAATTTTAGCATTGAAACAGAGTGCCCCAAGTTGATTGCATGGGCTAAAAGGTGCATGGAGAAAGACACTGTTTCCAAGTCCCTGCCTGATCAAGACAAAATCTATGACTTTGTTTTGCATTTGAAGAAAGTGTTCGGAATTGAGTAA